Proteins co-encoded in one Ruegeria sp. HKCCD4315 genomic window:
- a CDS encoding cytidine deaminase, translated as MSLKDAALSVRENAYAPYSNFKVGAALRSSSGQVYSGCNVENVAYPEGTCAEAGAIAAMVAAGEQELTEVYVVASSPQPVPPCGGCRQKLAEFGKRDVKVTLATVEGAEFETTIGELLPGAFDASHMEDV; from the coding sequence ATGTCGCTGAAAGACGCTGCTTTGTCCGTCCGGGAAAACGCCTATGCGCCTTATTCGAACTTCAAGGTCGGCGCGGCGCTGCGGTCTTCCTCGGGTCAGGTTTATTCCGGTTGCAACGTCGAGAACGTCGCATACCCCGAAGGCACGTGCGCTGAGGCTGGCGCGATTGCTGCGATGGTCGCCGCGGGCGAGCAGGAACTGACCGAAGTTTATGTGGTCGCCTCTAGCCCGCAACCCGTGCCGCCTTGCGGTGGGTGCCGACAGAAACTGGCCGAGTTCGGCAAGCGCGATGTGAAAGTCACTTTGGCGACCGTGGAAGGTGCCGAGTTCGAAACCACCATCGGAGAATTGCTGCCGGGCGCGTTCGATGCGTCCCACATGGAGGATGTCTGA
- a CDS encoding cupin domain-containing protein, whose translation MPKLDLSQIPFKGGSSYPGKLAEAVGGRFNQGVGDAGGLTQFGVNIVRLEPQALSSLRHYHMEQDEFAIMLSGTCVLIDDDGEHEMQPGDCAAWPAGETNGHHLVNKTDAPATFLVVGTRTPTETCFYSDLDMMVKDDENGFSFTRKDGSPLTADQIGDDND comes from the coding sequence ATGCCCAAGCTGGATCTCTCTCAGATCCCGTTCAAGGGTGGCTCGTCCTATCCCGGCAAGCTGGCTGAGGCGGTCGGAGGCCGTTTCAACCAAGGCGTTGGAGATGCGGGTGGGCTGACCCAATTCGGGGTCAACATCGTGCGGCTTGAGCCGCAGGCTCTGTCCTCGCTGCGTCATTATCATATGGAGCAGGACGAGTTTGCCATCATGCTCAGCGGTACATGCGTGCTGATCGACGACGATGGAGAGCATGAGATGCAGCCCGGTGATTGCGCCGCGTGGCCCGCTGGTGAAACCAACGGCCATCACCTTGTGAACAAGACCGATGCGCCTGCGACCTTTCTGGTGGTGGGCACTCGGACCCCGACAGAGACCTGTTTTTACAGCGACTTAGACATGATGGTGAAGGATGATGAGAACGGATTCTCTTTCACCCGGAAAGACGGCAGCCCGCTGACGGCTGACCAGATTGGAGATGACAATGACTGA
- a CDS encoding DMT family transporter, with product MQDHPTTSPVLASGLMVGAMAIIGVIDNVVVLLAETVGLWQFHLTRALLMFPLIVGLSVLGLGGLRPRRWGAVILRSLLITTAMLCYFASLSMMPIAEALAGLFTSPIFVLLISALALKQTIGPWRILAVLMGFTGILLVLQPNPTDFDARTLLPVAAGFFYALSSILTRSMCSEESTVAMLAAMVTTLAIAGAIGVIAFTVVPVETPDGPDGFVTRGWVWAFGPAMLWIGIQAVGSTIAVYMLIKAYQVGEPSYVAVFEYSVMIFGPLFAFVALGQTIGALQVSGIVLIAAAGALLGWRARRSSSLQKVA from the coding sequence ATGCAGGATCATCCAACAACTTCACCGGTGTTGGCCTCTGGCTTGATGGTCGGTGCCATGGCGATCATTGGTGTGATCGACAATGTGGTGGTTCTGTTGGCTGAAACGGTTGGCTTGTGGCAGTTCCACCTGACTCGCGCTCTGCTGATGTTTCCGCTCATTGTTGGCCTGTCTGTTCTGGGATTGGGTGGGCTGCGCCCGCGTCGTTGGGGGGCTGTCATTTTGCGCAGCCTTCTGATCACGACGGCCATGCTGTGTTACTTCGCCTCGTTGTCAATGATGCCAATTGCAGAAGCGTTGGCGGGATTGTTCACGTCGCCGATCTTCGTGTTGCTGATCTCGGCGCTTGCGCTCAAGCAGACGATTGGCCCCTGGCGCATTCTGGCTGTTCTGATGGGTTTTACCGGTATTCTCTTGGTGCTTCAGCCAAACCCGACTGACTTTGACGCGCGCACGCTTCTGCCGGTTGCGGCAGGGTTTTTCTATGCGCTGAGTTCGATCCTGACACGTTCGATGTGCTCTGAAGAAAGCACAGTGGCAATGTTGGCGGCAATGGTTACCACGCTGGCCATTGCCGGAGCGATTGGTGTTATCGCCTTCACGGTTGTTCCCGTTGAAACCCCTGACGGACCGGATGGATTTGTCACGCGTGGCTGGGTTTGGGCGTTCGGACCCGCGATGCTTTGGATAGGCATCCAGGCTGTGGGTTCAACAATCGCTGTCTATATGCTGATCAAGGCGTATCAGGTTGGCGAGCCGTCGTATGTTGCGGTCTTCGAATATTCAGTCATGATTTTTGGTCCGCTCTTTGCCTTTGTCGCGCTTGGGCAGACCATCGGTGCCCTGCAAGTTTCGGGAATAGTCTTGATAGCGGCGGCAGGGGCATTGCTTGGATGGCGGGCCAGACGCTCTTCGTCGTTGCAAAAGGTGGCCTGA
- a CDS encoding Hint domain-containing protein, protein MSEVTSISVYLNQTPDGDPTNLNQAVNARRGGFLKGTKVATTSGWKPVERIAVGDLIRTLDHGFKEVRRISTNVVVIPADERRDEYLPVFVPARAAFNGRPVWLMPEQGMALTLSKIDAERDGVSVVPARVLSGAGRLMSQAPGSSFEVCSLFFDEDQVIFVEGGLQAYCPSGRFSMRGSLHRQSYEVADDVAAADLANSIAIKGDMSALANPLGALPAPIPQDPIFPIRPPSGVRRPGRPGRPNAPVLFLRPEWQI, encoded by the coding sequence GTGTCTGAAGTTACGAGTATTTCTGTTTATCTGAATCAAACGCCTGACGGTGATCCAACCAACCTGAACCAAGCGGTGAATGCACGCCGCGGAGGATTTCTGAAAGGCACGAAAGTTGCAACCACCAGTGGTTGGAAACCCGTCGAACGGATCGCTGTTGGCGATCTTATCCGCACGTTGGATCACGGCTTCAAAGAGGTGCGCCGCATTTCAACCAACGTTGTGGTTATCCCTGCAGACGAGCGGCGGGACGAATATCTGCCTGTTTTTGTACCGGCCCGCGCCGCGTTTAACGGACGGCCTGTCTGGCTGATGCCCGAACAGGGCATGGCGTTGACCCTGTCCAAAATCGATGCCGAAAGAGACGGGGTGTCAGTGGTGCCCGCGCGTGTGCTGAGTGGCGCAGGTCGTCTGATGTCACAAGCACCGGGATCTTCTTTTGAAGTCTGTTCGCTGTTTTTCGACGAGGATCAGGTGATCTTTGTCGAAGGCGGCTTACAAGCCTATTGCCCCTCGGGTCGTTTTTCGATGCGCGGGTCGCTGCATAGGCAAAGCTACGAGGTGGCAGACGACGTGGCCGCTGCGGACTTGGCCAACTCCATTGCAATCAAGGGTGATATGTCAGCCCTTGCAAACCCATTGGGTGCACTGCCTGCACCCATTCCACAGGATCCGATATTCCCGATCCGCCCGCCATCTGGGGTCAGGCGGCCGGGTCGACCGGGGCGTCCGAACGCTCCGGTTCTGTTCCTGCGGCCCGAATGGCAGATCTAA
- a CDS encoding phosphopentomutase codes for MSRAFLVVMDSVGIGGAPDANRFFNSNVPDTGANTVGHIAQACAEGRAEEGRSGALNLPHLDALGLGAAVRLASGDTTPGLNAEPTGLWGCAREHSPGKDTPSGHWELAGLPVPWDWHYFPDTVPAFPADLSRAAAEAAGTDGVLGDCHASGTAIIAELGAEHMRTGWPICYTSADSVFQIAAHEESFGLDRLLDMCRTLAPRLHEMKVGRVIARPFIGTPETGFERTTNRKDFAILPPAPVLTNWAQNAGRKVHAVGKIGDIFSMQGIDTLCKGSDAELMQHLSDLVDEAEEGSLNFANFVEFDSLYGHRRDISGYARALEWFDREIGKILAKLRPGDLLLLTADHGNDPSWTGTDHTREQVPVLIAGQSAGQIGQVDFADIAASIAHHLNIPAQGPGRNFL; via the coding sequence ATGAGCCGTGCCTTTCTCGTGGTGATGGATTCCGTCGGGATTGGCGGAGCGCCGGATGCCAACCGTTTTTTCAACAGCAACGTTCCGGATACCGGCGCGAATACAGTGGGCCACATCGCGCAGGCTTGTGCCGAGGGGCGCGCGGAAGAGGGTCGTTCAGGTGCTTTGAACCTGCCGCATCTCGACGCATTGGGTCTGGGTGCGGCTGTGCGCTTGGCGTCCGGGGACACAACCCCGGGATTGAACGCAGAACCCACGGGCCTTTGGGGCTGCGCGCGAGAGCATTCGCCCGGCAAGGACACACCTTCGGGCCATTGGGAATTGGCGGGCCTACCGGTGCCATGGGATTGGCATTACTTTCCAGACACGGTTCCAGCCTTTCCAGCGGACCTGAGCCGTGCTGCGGCTGAGGCAGCGGGGACCGACGGCGTCCTTGGGGATTGTCATGCGTCGGGCACTGCGATCATCGCCGAGTTGGGTGCCGAGCACATGCGGACCGGTTGGCCGATCTGCTACACCTCTGCCGACAGCGTGTTTCAAATCGCTGCCCACGAAGAAAGCTTCGGACTAGACCGGCTGCTGGACATGTGCCGCACGCTTGCGCCGCGATTGCATGAGATGAAAGTGGGTCGTGTTATTGCGCGCCCCTTTATCGGCACGCCAGAGACGGGCTTTGAACGCACGACCAATCGCAAGGATTTCGCCATTTTGCCGCCCGCACCAGTGCTGACCAATTGGGCGCAGAATGCGGGACGGAAGGTGCACGCCGTGGGCAAGATCGGCGACATCTTTTCGATGCAGGGCATCGACACGCTGTGCAAAGGATCGGACGCCGAATTAATGCAGCACCTGTCTGATCTTGTGGATGAGGCGGAAGAAGGCAGTTTAAACTTTGCTAATTTTGTCGAATTCGACAGCCTTTACGGCCATCGCCGCGACATCAGCGGTTATGCCCGCGCTTTGGAATGGTTCGACCGCGAGATCGGAAAGATTCTGGCAAAGCTCCGCCCCGGCGACCTATTGTTGCTGACTGCTGATCATGGCAATGACCCCAGCTGGACCGGAACGGATCACACGCGTGAACAGGTGCCGGTTTTGATAGCAGGGCAAAGTGCGGGGCAAATCGGGCAAGTGGACTTTGCCGACATAGCCGCCAGCATTGCCCATCACCTGAACATTCCGGCGCAAGGGCCGGGTAGGAATTTTTTATGA
- a CDS encoding thymidine phosphorylase, protein MDARSIIAKLRKQQVPGREELIWFAQGLADGSVSDAQAGAFAMAVCMGGLGSQGRADLTVAMRDSGEVLTWDVDGPVIDKHSTGGVGDSVSLVLAPALAECGAYVPMISGRGLGHTGGTLDKLEAIPGVSTQIGQDRLAQILRETGAAIVGATGQIAPADKRLYAVRDVTATVESLDLITASILSKKLAASPDALVLDVKVGSGAFMKTMEEANKLAFALTQTANAAGCRTSAVITDMNQPLAPALGNALEIAEVMKVLTGSQSSPLADISAELGGVLLKDAAMCASVEEGREKIAEIIRDGRAAERFGRMMAAVGGPVQFVETWARFLPEASVIQEVSAPKDGYIAAINGEALGLAVVALGGGRQVESDQIDPAVGISGILRLGDRVSKGAPIAVIHSAREDAARRAAESVLDAITISDTAPTLPALIHERISL, encoded by the coding sequence ATGGACGCCCGTTCGATCATTGCAAAACTGCGCAAGCAGCAGGTGCCGGGGCGCGAGGAACTGATCTGGTTCGCGCAAGGTCTAGCCGATGGCAGCGTCAGTGACGCGCAGGCCGGGGCCTTTGCCATGGCTGTCTGCATGGGGGGATTGGGCTCGCAGGGGCGTGCGGATCTGACGGTTGCGATGCGCGATAGCGGTGAGGTTCTCACTTGGGACGTGGACGGGCCTGTGATTGATAAACACTCGACCGGCGGGGTCGGGGATAGCGTCAGTCTGGTACTTGCCCCGGCGCTTGCGGAATGCGGGGCTTATGTTCCGATGATCTCGGGCCGTGGCTTGGGGCACACTGGTGGCACGTTGGACAAGCTTGAGGCGATACCGGGTGTCAGCACACAGATCGGGCAGGATCGCCTTGCGCAGATCTTGCGCGAAACCGGTGCGGCCATCGTGGGCGCAACAGGTCAGATCGCTCCGGCGGACAAGCGACTTTATGCGGTGCGCGACGTGACCGCGACGGTCGAAAGCCTGGATCTGATCACCGCATCAATCCTGTCCAAAAAGCTGGCTGCCAGCCCGGATGCGTTGGTTTTGGACGTCAAGGTCGGCAGCGGTGCCTTCATGAAAACGATGGAGGAAGCGAACAAGCTGGCCTTTGCATTGACTCAGACCGCGAACGCGGCCGGGTGCCGGACATCAGCCGTCATAACGGACATGAATCAGCCATTGGCACCGGCGCTTGGCAATGCGTTGGAAATTGCCGAAGTCATGAAGGTCCTGACGGGATCGCAATCTTCACCGTTGGCAGACATCTCTGCCGAGTTGGGCGGGGTATTGCTGAAGGATGCAGCAATGTGCGCGTCGGTTGAGGAGGGGCGAGAAAAAATCGCCGAAATCATTCGTGACGGGCGCGCTGCGGAGCGGTTTGGTCGCATGATGGCTGCGGTCGGCGGCCCCGTACAGTTCGTCGAGACCTGGGCCCGGTTCCTGCCAGAAGCAAGTGTCATCCAAGAAGTCTCTGCCCCGAAGGACGGCTATATTGCGGCTATCAACGGTGAGGCGCTGGGTCTTGCCGTGGTGGCGCTGGGCGGTGGTCGTCAGGTCGAAAGCGACCAGATCGACCCGGCTGTTGGGATTTCCGGCATTCTCCGGCTGGGGGATCGTGTGTCCAAAGGGGCACCCATCGCTGTAATCCATTCGGCGCGGGAGGACGCTGCGCGGCGCGCCGCTGAAAGCGTGCTTGACGCGATCACGATCAGCGATACTGCTCCGACATTGCCTGCTCTGATCCACGAAAGGATCAGCTTATGA
- a CDS encoding adenosine deaminase, producing MSVADLPKIELHLHHEGAAPPAFIRQLAHEKRVDLSGIFKPDGSYDFRDFAHFLSVYEAACEVLKTPEDFRRLTLAILEESAENGVVYSETFLSPDFCGGGDLNAWRDYLNAIQDAADEAERKFGITLRGVITCVRHFGPEQAKRSAHCAAETAGDWITGFGMGGNESIGAQGDFKWAFDCAREAGLRLTTHAGEFGGPDSVRDAIRDLGVERIGHGVRAVEDPDLVRELVDRDITLEVCPGSNVVLGLFPDFAAHPIARLRDAGVKVTVSTDDPPFFHTTMRREYEMLNAAFGWEAEDFAALNETALNAAFCDEDTRARVKKRLETS from the coding sequence ATGAGCGTCGCCGACCTTCCAAAAATCGAACTGCACCTGCATCACGAAGGCGCAGCGCCCCCCGCCTTCATCCGCCAGCTCGCGCATGAAAAACGCGTGGACCTGAGCGGCATCTTCAAGCCGGACGGATCGTATGATTTCCGCGACTTCGCGCATTTCCTGAGCGTGTATGAAGCTGCTTGCGAAGTCCTGAAAACGCCCGAAGACTTCCGGCGGCTCACTTTGGCCATTCTGGAAGAAAGCGCTGAGAATGGTGTGGTCTATTCTGAGACTTTTCTGAGCCCTGATTTCTGTGGCGGCGGCGATCTGAACGCGTGGCGCGATTATCTGAACGCCATTCAGGATGCCGCAGATGAGGCCGAGCGCAAATTCGGTATCACTCTGCGTGGCGTCATCACCTGTGTGCGCCATTTCGGTCCCGAACAGGCCAAGCGCAGCGCCCATTGTGCAGCTGAGACCGCGGGCGACTGGATCACCGGATTTGGCATGGGTGGGAACGAATCCATTGGTGCGCAAGGCGATTTCAAATGGGCCTTCGATTGCGCGCGCGAAGCCGGTCTGCGTTTGACCACTCATGCGGGTGAGTTCGGCGGCCCTGACAGCGTACGTGATGCCATCCGCGATCTGGGGGTCGAGCGCATTGGTCACGGCGTCCGCGCCGTTGAAGACCCGGACCTTGTTCGCGAGCTTGTCGACCGCGACATAACCCTCGAGGTCTGCCCGGGATCGAACGTGGTTCTTGGCCTTTTCCCTGATTTCGCGGCCCACCCGATAGCGCGCTTGCGCGACGCGGGCGTGAAGGTCACGGTATCCACAGACGACCCGCCATTTTTTCACACGACCATGCGGCGGGAATATGAGATGTTGAACGCAGCTTTCGGCTGGGAGGCCGAGGATTTTGCGGCACTGAATGAGACGGCCCTAAATGCGGCTTTCTGCGATGAAGACACCCGCGCGCGGGTCAAGAAAAGACTGGAGACATCATGA
- the upp gene encoding uracil phosphoribosyltransferase, whose amino-acid sequence MSEHLTVVDHPLVQHKLTLMRDKGTSTAEFRQLLREITLLLAYEVTREIPLTTRHIETPMEEMDAPILAGKKMALVSILRAGNGMLDGVLELVPSARVGFVGLYRDEETLKPVQYYFKAPEGLKDRLVIAVDPMLATGNSSAAAIDLLKEAGATDIRFLCLLAAPEGVARMKEAHPDVHIVTAALDRELNSKGYIMPGLGDAGDRMFGTK is encoded by the coding sequence ATGAGCGAACATCTGACCGTCGTCGATCACCCGTTGGTTCAACACAAACTGACGCTCATGCGGGACAAGGGCACTTCAACGGCTGAGTTTCGGCAGTTGCTGCGCGAAATTACGCTTTTGTTGGCCTACGAGGTCACGCGCGAAATCCCGTTGACCACGCGCCATATCGAAACGCCGATGGAAGAGATGGACGCCCCCATTCTGGCGGGTAAGAAGATGGCCTTGGTGTCTATCTTGCGTGCCGGCAACGGGATGTTGGATGGCGTTCTAGAACTGGTGCCTTCAGCACGTGTCGGTTTCGTGGGTCTATACCGAGACGAAGAAACGCTGAAACCCGTTCAGTACTATTTCAAGGCACCCGAAGGGCTGAAAGACCGACTGGTCATTGCTGTTGACCCGATGCTGGCCACCGGCAACAGCTCTGCCGCCGCCATTGATCTGCTGAAAGAGGCGGGCGCGACGGATATCCGCTTCCTTTGCCTGCTGGCGGCACCCGAAGGTGTGGCGCGCATGAAAGAAGCGCACCCTGACGTGCATATTGTCACCGCCGCTTTGGACCGTGAGCTTAACTCGAAAGGCTATATTATGCCGGGTCTGGGCGATGCGGGTGACCGTATGTTTGGCACCAAGTAA
- a CDS encoding 3-hydroxyacyl-CoA dehydrogenase NAD-binding domain-containing protein → MTDFTLSKDADGVAFVTWDAQGKSMNVLTREAFQEVSHLINQALNDDEIKGIVITSGKEGSFAGGMDLNTLATIRQEAGEEPAQALFDFVMGGHHILRKLELAGMDPKTKKGGKPIACAINGTCAGIGTEIALACHHRVMTDNPKSKIGLPEILLGIFPGGGGTMRYSRMVGAMAAAPVLLEGKMMDPKKAKGAQLIDAVSDDPVAAAKEWVLNAKDADLVKPWDAKGYKMPGGAPYHPAGFMTFVGASAMVNGKTQGAFPAAKALLSSIYEGALVDFDTALKIEARWFTNVLMNPSSSAMIRSLFLNKEALEKGAVRPKDVPDQRVKKVGVLGAGMMGAGIALVSAQAGMEVVLIDRDQEAADKGKAYSESYMDKGIKRGKATTEKKEALLARITATPDLEQLKGCDLIIEAVFEDPGVKAEMTKKVEAIIPEDCIFASNTSTLPITDLAKASVRPEQFIGIHFFSPVEKMFLVEIIKGKETGDRAVAKALDYVRQIRKTPIVVNDARFFYANRCIIPYINEGARMITEGVSPILIDNAARQLGFPVGPIQLTDETSIDLGAKIARATKAAIGDAYPESPSDDLIFWMEEQGRLGRKANAGFFDYDDKGKRVEYWKGLQDKYPHAKDQPDLIEVQERLMFAQVLEAVRALEEGVLEDIREGDVGAILGWGFAPWSGGPLSWLDIIGTPYAAERCDQLTEAYGERFACPSLLREMAEKGQSFYGRFNPEAKAA, encoded by the coding sequence ATGACTGATTTCACTCTGAGCAAAGACGCGGACGGCGTCGCCTTTGTAACCTGGGACGCCCAGGGCAAATCCATGAACGTGCTGACCCGCGAGGCGTTTCAGGAGGTCAGCCATCTGATCAATCAGGCCCTGAACGATGATGAGATCAAGGGGATCGTCATCACCTCGGGCAAAGAAGGTTCGTTTGCAGGCGGCATGGACCTGAATACGCTGGCCACCATTCGCCAGGAGGCGGGTGAAGAACCGGCGCAAGCGCTGTTCGATTTCGTCATGGGTGGCCATCACATTCTGCGCAAGCTGGAATTGGCAGGTATGGACCCCAAGACCAAGAAGGGCGGCAAGCCGATTGCCTGCGCAATCAACGGCACATGCGCCGGGATCGGGACCGAGATCGCCCTTGCCTGCCATCACCGCGTGATGACCGACAACCCGAAATCCAAGATCGGTCTGCCCGAAATTCTGCTGGGTATCTTCCCGGGTGGCGGCGGCACAATGCGCTACAGCCGCATGGTTGGCGCGATGGCCGCCGCTCCAGTGCTGTTGGAAGGCAAAATGATGGACCCGAAGAAGGCTAAGGGTGCACAGCTGATCGACGCAGTTTCAGATGACCCGGTTGCGGCGGCGAAGGAATGGGTTCTGAACGCCAAGGATGCCGATCTGGTCAAGCCTTGGGACGCGAAAGGCTATAAGATGCCCGGCGGCGCGCCCTATCATCCTGCAGGCTTCATGACCTTCGTGGGTGCAAGCGCGATGGTCAACGGCAAGACACAAGGTGCATTCCCGGCGGCCAAGGCTCTGCTGAGTTCGATCTATGAAGGCGCGCTGGTTGACTTCGACACCGCCCTAAAAATCGAGGCGCGTTGGTTCACCAATGTCCTGATGAACCCGTCCTCATCGGCCATGATCCGTTCGCTGTTCCTGAACAAAGAAGCGTTGGAGAAAGGTGCTGTGCGTCCCAAGGATGTACCAGATCAGCGCGTTAAAAAGGTCGGCGTACTGGGCGCGGGCATGATGGGTGCCGGTATCGCTCTTGTCTCGGCTCAGGCCGGGATGGAGGTTGTTCTGATCGACCGTGATCAGGAAGCCGCCGACAAGGGCAAGGCGTACAGCGAAAGCTATATGGACAAGGGCATCAAGCGTGGCAAAGCCACAACTGAGAAGAAAGAAGCCCTGCTGGCACGCATCACTGCCACCCCCGATCTGGAACAATTGAAAGGTTGCGACCTGATCATCGAAGCCGTGTTCGAAGATCCGGGCGTGAAGGCCGAGATGACCAAGAAGGTAGAGGCGATCATCCCCGAGGATTGCATTTTTGCTTCGAACACCTCGACCCTGCCGATCACCGATCTGGCAAAAGCCTCGGTCCGGCCCGAGCAGTTCATCGGTATCCACTTCTTCTCGCCAGTTGAGAAGATGTTCCTGGTCGAAATCATCAAGGGCAAGGAAACCGGGGATCGCGCAGTGGCGAAGGCGCTGGATTATGTCCGTCAGATCCGCAAAACGCCGATCGTGGTCAACGATGCGCGCTTCTTCTATGCCAACCGCTGCATCATCCCCTATATCAACGAAGGTGCGCGCATGATCACCGAGGGCGTCAGCCCTATCCTGATCGACAACGCCGCGCGTCAGCTTGGCTTCCCGGTCGGCCCGATCCAGCTGACCGATGAAACTTCGATTGATCTCGGGGCCAAGATCGCCCGCGCCACCAAGGCGGCCATAGGCGACGCCTATCCCGAAAGCCCCTCAGACGATCTGATCTTCTGGATGGAGGAACAGGGCCGTCTGGGTCGCAAGGCCAATGCGGGCTTCTTCGACTATGACGACAAGGGCAAGCGCGTCGAGTACTGGAAGGGTCTGCAAGACAAGTACCCGCACGCCAAAGACCAACCGGACCTGATCGAAGTGCAGGAACGTCTGATGTTTGCACAAGTTCTGGAAGCGGTACGCGCATTGGAAGAAGGCGTTCTGGAAGACATCCGCGAAGGCGACGTCGGCGCGATTCTGGGCTGGGGCTTTGCCCCATGGTCGGGTGGTCCGCTGAGCTGGCTGGATATCATCGGCACGCCCTATGCGGCCGAACGCTGCGATCAATTGACCGAAGCTTATGGCGAGCGCTTTGCCTGCCCATCGCTGCTGCGTGAAATGGCCGAAAAAGGTCAGAGCTTCTATGGCCGCTTCAATCCTGAAGCAAAAGCCGCCTGA